One window of the Klebsiella oxytoca genome contains the following:
- a CDS encoding DNA breaking-rejoining protein: MKKIKLIVGGMICAGYLLGSVLSRASDTINSSIVHFEKNSNGTIIKSTLIGNDVDDYTLAAKAGQRMHISMKSQRPHPWFNVITPDNNMIYNGSMSGDIFEQRLAVSGNYTVRVYHMGGTGDESKSSAYALTFKITD; the protein is encoded by the coding sequence ATGAAAAAAATAAAGTTAATTGTTGGCGGCATGATCTGTGCGGGTTATTTATTAGGGTCAGTATTATCAAGAGCAAGTGATACAATTAATAGCAGCATCGTTCATTTCGAAAAAAACAGTAACGGCACGATAATAAAAAGCACGCTTATCGGGAACGATGTTGATGACTATACGCTGGCCGCAAAAGCGGGTCAGAGGATGCATATCAGTATGAAGAGCCAGCGGCCGCACCCCTGGTTTAATGTGATTACGCCTGATAATAATATGATTTATAACGGCTCGATGAGCGGCGATATTTTTGAGCAGCGCCTGGCCGTGAGCGGTAACTATACGGTAAGGGTTTATCATATGGGCGGTACGGGCGATGAAAGTAAATCCAGCGCCTACGCATTAACGTTTAAAATCACCGATTAA
- a CDS encoding DUF1116 domain-containing protein, which yields MSQLFNQPLNVINVGIAMFSNDLQKQHVNVTQLDWTPPGQGNMQLVNALDSIADSPLADKIAAANQQALERIIQSHPVLIGFDQALNVVPGMTPKTILHAGPPVTWEKMCGAMKGAVTGALVFEGLARDIDEAAALAASGEITFSPCHEHDCVGSMAGVTSASMFMHIVENKTYGNIAYTNMSEQMAKILRMGANDQSVIDRLNWMRDVQGPMLRDAMKIIGEIDLRLMLAQALHMGDECHNRNNAGTTLLIQALTPGIIQAGYSVEQQREVFEFVASSDYFSGPTWMAMCKAAMDAAHGIEYSTVVTTMARNGVEFGLRVSGLPGQWFTGPAQQVIGPMFAGYRQEDSGLDIGDSAITETYGIGGFAMATAPAIVALVGGTVEEAIDFSRQMREITLGENPNVTIPLLGFMGVPTAIDITRVGSSGILPVINTAIAHKDAGIGMIGAGIVHPPFACFEKAILSWCERYDV from the coding sequence ATGAGCCAGTTATTTAACCAACCGTTGAACGTAATTAACGTCGGTATCGCCATGTTCAGCAATGACCTGCAAAAGCAGCATGTCAACGTCACCCAGCTTGACTGGACGCCGCCGGGCCAGGGCAATATGCAGCTGGTTAACGCTCTGGATAGTATCGCCGATTCGCCGCTGGCGGACAAAATCGCCGCCGCTAATCAGCAGGCGCTGGAGCGCATCATCCAGTCACATCCTGTGCTGATTGGCTTCGATCAGGCTCTCAACGTGGTTCCCGGCATGACGCCAAAAACGATTCTTCACGCCGGGCCGCCGGTGACGTGGGAAAAAATGTGCGGAGCCATGAAAGGCGCGGTTACCGGAGCGCTGGTGTTTGAAGGGCTGGCCAGGGATATCGACGAAGCGGCGGCGCTGGCGGCTTCTGGGGAAATCACCTTCTCGCCGTGCCACGAGCACGACTGCGTGGGGTCGATGGCGGGCGTCACCTCGGCGTCGATGTTTATGCATATTGTCGAGAATAAAACCTACGGCAATATCGCCTACACCAACATGAGCGAGCAGATGGCCAAAATCCTGCGCATGGGGGCGAACGACCAGAGCGTGATCGACCGTCTCAACTGGATGCGTGATGTGCAGGGTCCGATGCTGCGCGATGCGATGAAAATCATCGGCGAGATTGACCTGCGCTTAATGCTGGCCCAGGCGCTGCACATGGGCGACGAGTGCCACAACCGCAACAACGCCGGCACCACGCTGCTGATTCAGGCCCTGACGCCGGGGATTATTCAGGCGGGCTATTCCGTTGAGCAGCAGCGCGAAGTGTTTGAGTTCGTCGCCAGCAGCGACTACTTCTCCGGCCCGACGTGGATGGCGATGTGTAAAGCGGCGATGGACGCGGCGCACGGTATCGAATACAGCACCGTGGTGACCACCATGGCGCGCAACGGCGTTGAGTTTGGCCTGCGGGTCAGCGGCCTGCCGGGACAGTGGTTTACCGGCCCGGCGCAGCAGGTGATTGGCCCGATGTTCGCGGGTTACAGGCAGGAAGACTCGGGTCTTGATATTGGCGACAGCGCAATTACTGAAACTTACGGTATCGGCGGTTTTGCGATGGCGACGGCCCCGGCCATCGTGGCGCTGGTAGGCGGCACGGTTGAAGAAGCTATCGATTTCTCCCGCCAGATGCGCGAAATCACGCTGGGTGAGAACCCGAACGTTACTATTCCTCTGCTGGGCTTTATGGGGGTACCGACGGCCATCGACATTACGCGCGTCGGCAGCAGCGGTATTCTGCCGGTGATCAATACCGCGATTGCCCATAAAGACGCCGGTATCGGCATGATTGGCGCCGGGATTGTTCACCCGCCGTTCGCCTGCTTCGAAAAGGCGATTTTAAGCTGGTGCGAGCGTTACGACGTATAG
- a CDS encoding sugar ABC transporter substrate-binding protein, giving the protein MNIKKTVVASLIACMLPAVVMAKDISVGVSMALFDDNFLTILRTAMQKELQKDGVKAQMEDAKGDVSQQLQQVQNFIGQGVDAIIVNPVDTNAVKPIMDQATKAGIPLVFVNRRPQAQLTDKMAYVGSDSVLAGRLQMEALAKAMNGKGSVAILLGDLANESTRDRTKGVEEVVAKYPDIKIVQKQTAKFTRNDAVDVVSNWMTSGEDIQAIASNNDEMAIGALQALGKNPNHILIAGVDGTPDALQMLKNGKMIATIFQDAKGQGEGAVDAAVKLANGEKVEKVIDVPYQLITKDNMAEFVNRNQK; this is encoded by the coding sequence ATGAATATCAAGAAAACGGTTGTTGCCTCGTTGATAGCCTGCATGCTGCCAGCGGTCGTGATGGCGAAAGATATTTCGGTCGGTGTTTCTATGGCGCTTTTTGATGACAACTTCCTGACGATTCTGCGCACCGCGATGCAAAAAGAGCTGCAAAAAGACGGCGTTAAGGCGCAGATGGAAGATGCTAAAGGCGACGTCTCGCAGCAGCTACAGCAGGTACAGAATTTTATTGGCCAGGGCGTCGACGCGATTATCGTTAACCCGGTTGATACCAACGCGGTTAAACCGATTATGGACCAGGCCACCAAAGCGGGTATTCCGCTGGTCTTTGTTAACCGCCGCCCGCAGGCGCAGCTTACCGACAAAATGGCCTACGTCGGCTCCGACTCGGTGCTGGCGGGGCGCCTGCAGATGGAAGCGTTAGCCAAAGCGATGAACGGTAAAGGCAGCGTCGCCATTCTGCTCGGCGACCTGGCGAATGAATCGACCCGCGACCGCACCAAAGGCGTCGAAGAAGTGGTGGCGAAATACCCGGATATCAAAATCGTACAGAAGCAGACCGCTAAATTCACCCGCAACGACGCCGTGGATGTGGTCAGCAACTGGATGACCAGCGGCGAAGACATTCAGGCCATCGCCTCCAATAACGATGAAATGGCGATCGGTGCGCTGCAGGCGCTGGGGAAAAACCCGAACCATATTCTGATTGCCGGAGTGGACGGGACGCCTGATGCCCTGCAAATGCTCAAAAACGGCAAGATGATCGCCACCATTTTCCAGGATGCCAAAGGGCAGGGCGAAGGGGCGGTGGATGCCGCCGTTAAGCTGGCTAACGGCGAGAAAGTGGAAAAGGTCATCGACGTTCCTTACCAGCTGATTACCAAAGACAACATGGCCGAGTTCGTCAATCGCAACCAGAAATAG
- a CDS encoding ankyrin repeat domain-containing protein: MTQKSLLDEYLLAAEQGNLNQLKTLLTQDIDINISDHQGRTAIILASLNQHYECVSLLITAGVDINKQDRICRNPFLLSCLNNDVKLLQLLLAAKPDLNRLTRFGGVGLTPACEKGHLEIVKILLTKTDINVNHTNFVGWTPLLEAIVLNDGGPTQQAIVELLLKHGALPHLTDKYGKTPLELAREKGYEEIARLLIAAGA, encoded by the coding sequence ATGACCCAAAAAAGCCTGCTGGATGAATATTTACTGGCTGCAGAACAAGGCAATTTAAATCAATTAAAAACGCTCCTGACGCAAGATATCGATATTAATATCAGCGACCATCAAGGTCGTACAGCAATAATTCTGGCGAGCCTCAACCAGCATTATGAATGCGTTTCGCTGCTTATTACCGCCGGTGTCGATATTAATAAACAGGATCGGATATGCCGCAATCCTTTTTTACTGAGCTGCCTGAATAACGATGTCAAACTGCTGCAATTACTTTTAGCGGCGAAGCCGGATCTGAACCGGTTAACCCGCTTTGGCGGCGTGGGCCTGACGCCTGCCTGCGAAAAAGGCCATCTTGAAATTGTCAAAATATTGCTGACGAAGACCGATATTAACGTCAATCACACCAACTTTGTTGGCTGGACGCCGCTGCTGGAAGCCATCGTCCTGAACGACGGCGGCCCGACGCAGCAGGCTATCGTTGAACTGCTGCTGAAACACGGCGCTCTCCCGCATCTGACCGATAAATATGGTAAAACCCCGCTGGAGCTGGCGCGGGAGAAAGGGTATGAGGAGATAGCCCGGCTGCTGATTGCGGCCGGAGCTTAG
- a CDS encoding DUF2877 domain-containing protein, producing MQALTADRGFLSERGDGWVEQVFSRAVNLWLPAPQRLMTLLCKDYDNAPDSGRLALTHFDGLFRPGEPVQFHPSGIAIGEDKWIDTVSCLRWQPITPRLSGDRLRQIPWQRWSEFIHQQLRDNETLFLAGGDNPFYQAVSAELKQRRKTLFNALLQGEGITSAVANMIGLGIGLTPSADDYLVGLSALLFIDGHPAKQYRPAFLSALQQARPNTTLLSAITLEAAFEQRYRENIYRLINQLINQPHHFSIYAIANIKNIGSSSGCDMLFGMADACALSQTYGGHYVSQNSH from the coding sequence GTGCAAGCGCTAACTGCGGACCGGGGCTTTCTTAGTGAACGCGGCGACGGGTGGGTTGAGCAGGTCTTTTCCCGGGCAGTAAACCTCTGGCTCCCGGCGCCGCAGCGGCTAATGACGCTGCTCTGCAAGGACTATGACAACGCACCTGATAGCGGTAGGTTAGCGCTTACCCACTTTGACGGTCTGTTCCGGCCCGGTGAGCCGGTTCAGTTTCATCCTTCAGGTATCGCAATCGGTGAGGATAAATGGATAGACACCGTATCCTGCCTCCGCTGGCAACCGATAACACCACGCCTCAGCGGCGACCGGTTGCGGCAAATTCCCTGGCAGCGATGGAGTGAGTTCATTCATCAGCAGCTGCGGGACAATGAGACATTATTTCTCGCAGGCGGCGATAATCCATTTTACCAGGCCGTTTCCGCAGAATTAAAGCAGCGGCGCAAAACGTTATTTAACGCCTTATTACAGGGTGAAGGGATAACCTCCGCCGTAGCGAATATGATCGGATTAGGTATCGGCCTGACGCCATCGGCGGACGATTATCTGGTTGGGCTGAGCGCGCTGCTATTTATTGACGGGCATCCTGCGAAGCAATACCGGCCAGCTTTTTTATCGGCGCTTCAGCAGGCCCGCCCAAACACGACCCTGCTGAGCGCTATTACGCTGGAAGCGGCATTTGAACAGCGCTATCGCGAGAATATTTACCGATTGATTAATCAGCTAATTAATCAACCGCACCATTTTTCTATTTACGCTATCGCCAATATTAAAAATATTGGCTCAAGTTCTGGCTGCGACATGCTCTTTGGCATGGCGGACGCCTGCGCGCTGAGCCAAACATATGGAGGACATTATGTCAGTCAAAATAGTCATTAA
- a CDS encoding extended-spectrum class A beta-lactamase OXY-11-1, with product MIKSLWHKAALTAVATVPLLLASGSLWATTDTIQQKLAELEKSSGGRLGVALINTADNSQTLYRGNERFAMCSTGKVMAAAAVLKESENNKDVVNKRLEIKESDLVVWSPISEKHLKNGMTLAELSAATLQYSDNTAMNKIIGYLGGPDNVTAFARSIGDTTFRLDRTEPTLNTAIPGDERDTTTPQAMAESLQKLTLGNALGEQQRARLVTWLKGNTTGGQSIRAGLPESWVVGDKTGAGDYGTTNDIAVIWPENQAPLVLVTYFTQPQQDAKNRKDVLAAAAKIVTEGL from the coding sequence ATGATTAAAAGTTTGTGGCATAAAGCCGCCCTGACGGCCGTCGCCACCGTTCCACTACTGCTCGCAAGCGGTTCGTTATGGGCAACTACCGATACAATCCAGCAGAAGCTGGCTGAATTAGAAAAGAGTTCCGGCGGCAGGCTAGGCGTGGCGCTGATTAACACCGCAGATAATTCTCAAACCTTATATCGCGGCAATGAACGTTTTGCGATGTGCAGCACCGGGAAAGTGATGGCTGCCGCCGCGGTGTTAAAAGAGAGTGAGAACAATAAAGATGTGGTGAATAAACGGCTGGAGATTAAAGAATCCGATCTGGTGGTGTGGAGCCCGATTAGCGAAAAACATCTCAAGAACGGAATGACGCTGGCCGAACTGAGCGCGGCGACGCTGCAATACAGCGACAATACCGCGATGAATAAGATTATTGGCTACCTCGGCGGCCCGGACAACGTGACCGCCTTCGCCCGCAGTATCGGCGATACCACCTTTCGTCTCGATCGTACGGAGCCGACGCTAAATACCGCCATTCCGGGCGATGAGCGCGATACTACCACGCCGCAGGCGATGGCCGAGAGCCTGCAGAAGTTAACGCTGGGCAATGCTCTGGGCGAACAGCAGCGCGCCCGGTTGGTGACCTGGCTGAAAGGCAACACCACCGGCGGGCAAAGCATTCGCGCAGGCCTGCCTGAAAGCTGGGTTGTTGGAGATAAAACCGGCGCCGGGGATTATGGCACCACCAACGATATCGCCGTCATCTGGCCGGAAAATCAGGCTCCGCTGGTACTGGTGACTTACTTTACCCAGCCGCAGCAGGATGCGAAAAACCGCAAAGATGTCTTAGCCGCGGCGGCAAAAATCGTCACCGAAGGGCTGTAG
- a CDS encoding DUF1097 domain-containing protein codes for MNGLTATGITVGICAGIWQLVSSHVGLQQGWELLGTIGFVAFCSFYAAGGGREGWIKSLFVNYSGVIWAYLAALAAGGIASVTGISSFWASVVTTVPFSAVIVWQGRFALTAFIPGGFLGMTLFFATGLNWTVTLLGFLAGNCVGFISEYSGRKLSEATSKTGVQ; via the coding sequence ATGAACGGACTCACCGCTACGGGGATTACGGTTGGCATTTGCGCGGGCATCTGGCAGCTGGTTTCTTCGCACGTTGGGCTGCAACAGGGCTGGGAGTTGCTGGGGACCATTGGTTTTGTCGCTTTTTGTAGTTTTTACGCGGCGGGCGGCGGTAGAGAGGGCTGGATAAAGAGCCTGTTTGTTAACTATTCCGGGGTCATCTGGGCATATCTCGCGGCGCTGGCTGCGGGAGGTATTGCTTCCGTAACGGGTATCTCTTCCTTCTGGGCCAGCGTCGTCACCACGGTGCCGTTTTCTGCGGTTATCGTCTGGCAGGGGCGCTTTGCGCTGACTGCTTTTATTCCCGGCGGTTTCTTGGGCATGACGCTGTTTTTTGCCACCGGACTGAACTGGACGGTGACGCTGCTGGGTTTCCTGGCCGGTAACTGCGTGGGCTTTATTTCCGAATATAGTGGCCGAAAACTCAGCGAGGCGACGTCAAAGACTGGTGTGCAATAA
- the fdrA gene encoding acyl-CoA synthetase FdrA: MSVKIVIKKNTYFDSVSLMSVSTRANKLDGVEQAFVAMATEMNKGVLKNLGLLTPELDAAKNGDLMIVINGKEGADNEQILASIEALFTKKAQSGSHEARYATLGSAKKHLPESNLAIVSVNGLFAAREARQALQNGLNVMLFSDNVSIEDELQLKQLAHEKGLLMMGPDCGTAIINGAALCFGNAVRRGSIGIVGASGTGSQELSVRIHGFGGGVSQLIGTGGRDLSEKIGGVMMLDAIGMLENDPQTEIIALISKPPAPAVARKVIERARACRKPVVICFPGRDEPPADEPGLQFACSTEEAALKAVLLSGVKKASLDLPPLNERLIADVRARLTPQQKYIRGLFCGGTLCDEIMFAVMEKHGDVYSNIQPDPAFRLPDINRSVKHTFLDFGDDDFTNGKPHPMIDPTNRISRLLQEARDPDVGVIVMDFVLGFGSHQDPAGVMLEAIKEAKAIAAAEGRELTILGYVLGTDLDTPSLDKQRQMLSDAGVILASSSSNTGLLAREFICKGENA; this comes from the coding sequence ATGTCAGTCAAAATAGTCATTAAAAAGAATACGTATTTTGATTCGGTCTCGCTGATGTCAGTTTCCACTCGCGCGAATAAACTCGACGGCGTCGAGCAGGCGTTTGTGGCCATGGCAACCGAGATGAACAAAGGCGTGCTGAAAAATCTCGGACTGCTGACGCCGGAGCTTGATGCCGCGAAAAACGGCGACCTGATGATCGTCATCAACGGCAAAGAGGGTGCCGATAACGAACAGATTCTGGCATCCATTGAAGCGCTGTTCACAAAAAAAGCGCAGAGCGGCTCCCACGAAGCGCGTTACGCCACGCTGGGCAGCGCTAAAAAACATCTTCCCGAAAGCAACCTGGCGATCGTTTCGGTCAACGGCCTGTTTGCCGCCCGCGAAGCGCGTCAGGCGCTGCAAAATGGCCTCAACGTAATGCTGTTCTCCGACAACGTCTCGATTGAAGACGAGCTGCAGCTTAAGCAGCTGGCGCATGAAAAAGGGCTGTTGATGATGGGGCCGGACTGCGGCACCGCCATTATTAACGGTGCGGCGCTGTGCTTTGGCAACGCGGTGCGCCGCGGCAGTATCGGCATCGTGGGAGCATCCGGAACCGGCAGCCAGGAGCTGAGCGTACGTATTCACGGGTTCGGCGGCGGCGTTTCGCAGCTGATCGGCACCGGCGGGCGCGACCTGAGCGAAAAGATCGGCGGAGTGATGATGCTTGACGCGATCGGCATGCTGGAAAACGATCCGCAAACTGAAATCATCGCGCTGATCTCCAAGCCCCCTGCCCCCGCCGTGGCGCGTAAAGTGATTGAACGCGCTCGCGCCTGCCGTAAGCCGGTGGTCATTTGCTTCCCTGGACGGGACGAGCCTCCGGCAGACGAACCGGGCTTACAGTTTGCTTGCTCCACCGAAGAGGCGGCGCTGAAAGCGGTACTGCTGAGCGGAGTGAAGAAAGCATCTTTAGACCTGCCCCCACTAAACGAGAGGCTGATTGCCGACGTACGCGCGCGTCTGACCCCGCAGCAGAAGTATATTCGCGGCCTGTTCTGCGGCGGCACTCTGTGCGATGAAATCATGTTTGCGGTAATGGAAAAGCACGGTGACGTCTACAGCAACATCCAGCCGGACCCGGCTTTCCGCCTGCCGGATATTAACCGCAGCGTTAAGCATACCTTCCTCGATTTCGGCGATGACGATTTCACCAACGGTAAGCCGCACCCGATGATCGACCCGACCAACCGCATCAGTCGCCTCCTCCAGGAGGCTCGCGATCCCGACGTTGGCGTCATCGTCATGGACTTCGTGCTCGGTTTTGGTTCGCACCAGGATCCGGCAGGGGTGATGCTCGAGGCAATCAAAGAGGCGAAAGCGATCGCCGCCGCCGAAGGGCGGGAGCTTACGATCCTCGGCTACGTGCTGGGAACCGATCTCGATACGCCATCGCTGGACAAACAACGCCAGATGCTAAGCGATGCGGGCGTCATTCTGGCAAGCAGTAGCAGCAATACCGGATTGCTGGCGCGTGAATTTATCTGCAAAGGGGAGAATGCCTGA
- a CDS encoding LysR substrate-binding domain-containing protein: MNSIFTEENLLAFTTAARFGSFSKAADELGVTTSAISYTIKRMEAGLDVVLFTRNTRSIELTESGFYLFRKATDLLNDFHAIKRSIDTISQGIEARVRICINQLLYTPRHTARLLQVLKKQFPTCQITVTTEVYNGVWDSMINNQVNIAIGAPDTLLDGGGIDYTEIGAIRWVFAIAADHPLAFMPEPIAESQLRLYPNIMVEDTASTINKKVGWLLHGQEAILVPDFNTKCQCQILGEGIGFLPDYMVQEAIEQKLLVIRQIHNPRQDSGMLLATQHAATGQVTQWIKKEFRPGGILTTIYRDLLHRQETGK; the protein is encoded by the coding sequence ATGAATTCCATTTTTACTGAAGAGAACCTGCTGGCGTTTACCACAGCGGCGCGTTTTGGCAGCTTTAGTAAAGCCGCTGATGAACTGGGAGTGACCACTTCGGCCATCAGCTATACCATCAAACGAATGGAGGCGGGGCTGGACGTGGTGCTTTTTACCCGCAATACCCGCAGCATTGAACTCACGGAATCCGGTTTTTATCTTTTTCGTAAAGCCACCGACCTGTTAAATGATTTTCACGCCATTAAGCGCAGTATCGACACCATTTCTCAGGGAATAGAAGCGCGAGTGCGCATCTGTATTAACCAGCTACTTTATACGCCGCGTCATACCGCGCGGCTGCTCCAGGTACTGAAAAAACAGTTCCCCACCTGTCAGATAACCGTGACCACCGAGGTTTATAACGGCGTCTGGGATTCGATGATTAACAATCAGGTGAATATCGCTATCGGTGCGCCGGATACTTTGCTTGATGGCGGAGGGATCGACTATACCGAGATCGGCGCGATCCGCTGGGTGTTTGCTATCGCTGCGGATCACCCGCTGGCGTTTATGCCGGAGCCGATCGCCGAAAGCCAGCTGCGCCTGTATCCCAATATTATGGTTGAGGATACCGCCAGTACCATCAATAAAAAGGTGGGCTGGCTGCTGCACGGTCAGGAGGCGATCCTGGTACCAGATTTTAATACCAAATGTCAGTGCCAGATCCTCGGCGAAGGGATCGGCTTTTTACCTGATTATATGGTGCAAGAAGCGATAGAGCAGAAATTGCTGGTGATTCGCCAGATACACAACCCGCGTCAGGATTCAGGGATGCTGCTGGCGACCCAGCACGCCGCGACTGGCCAGGTGACTCAGTGGATTAAAAAAGAGTTTCGTCCTGGAGGAATATTAACCACAATTTATCGGGATTTACTCCATCGTCAGGAGACGGGAAAATAA